The Anopheles merus strain MAF chromosome 2L, AmerM5.1, whole genome shotgun sequence genome has a segment encoding these proteins:
- the LOC121594657 gene encoding biogenesis of lysosome-related organelles complex 1 subunit 4 gives MAEELAQDYSGYFKASNLDQELKPISVGIDRMMLRLEEFENLLELVKAESSVALTQNVPQLLALRPELDVLCDRIDKLEQFVGMVGRNLDAVEKQVQIAEEELDIPDKTINVLLKSLNIFGKPKPTERLTNRNANGLYEPVTVFKTEQYFRPNGPEQKPLAEKEGNKDEPVSSGEDCDTGTPEK, from the exons ATGGCCGAAGAACTGGCCCAGGATTACTCCGGCTACTTCAAAGCTTCCAATCTGGATCAGGAG CTTAAGCCAATCTCTGTCGGCATCGACCGGATGATGCTGCGGCTGGAGGAGTTTGAAAATCTGCTCGAGCTGGTAAAGGCCGAATCGAGCGTGGCGCTCACGCAGAACGTGCCGCAGCTGTTGGCCCTCCGGCCAGAGCTGGACGTGCTGTGCGATCGGATCGACAAGCTCGAGCAGTTCGTCGGAATGGTCGGTCGGAACCTGGACGCGGTCGAGAAGCAGGTGCAGATTGCGGAGGAAGAGCTGGACATTCCGGACAAAACGATCAACGTGCTGCTCAAGTCGCTTAACATTTTCGGCAAACCGAAGCCCACCGAACGGTTGACGAACCGGAATGCGAACGGACTGTACGAACCGGTCACCGTGTTTAAGACGGAACAGTATTTTCGACCAAACGGGCCAGAACAGAAGCCGCTGGCGGAGAAGGAGGGAAACAAAGATGAACCGGTATCCTCCGGTGAAGACTGTGATACTGGTACGCCGGAAAAGTGA
- the LOC121594651 gene encoding ubiquitin carboxyl-terminal hydrolase isozyme L5 — protein MADSAGEWCLIESDPGVFTELIKEFGVDGVQVEELWSLDENSFKDLEPVHGLVFLFKWVKDDEPAGSIVQDSRLEKIFFAKQVINNACATQAILSILLNATHPDIKLGSTLTDFKEFACTFDAYNKGLALSNASQIRTVHNSFARQTLFELDNKSSGKEDVFHFVGYVPVDGRLYELDGLKEGPIDHGAVGPGQDWLQVVRPIIEKRMLKYSKGEIHFNLMAIVSDRQLIYQQQIEQLLQGDESEMETDAKQDKINHLRVLIEDEAAKRKQYRTENVRRKHNYLPFIVELLKALAENGQLMPLYEKAKQRALEREAAKSKQS, from the exons ATGGCGGACAGTGCGGGAGAATGGTGCCTGATCGAGAGTGATCCCGGCGTATTCACAGAGCTTATCAAAGAGTTCG GCGTGGACGGCGTTCAGGTGGAAGAGCTGTGGAGTTTGGATGAGAACAGTTTCAAGGATCTCGA ACCAGTGCACGGGCTGGTGTTTCTCTTCAAGTGGGTAAAGGACGACGAACCGGCCGGATCGATCGTGCAGGACAGCCGGCTGGAGAAGATCTTCTTCGCGAAGCAGGTCATCAACAACGCGTGCGCTACACAGGCCATCCTGAGCATTCTGCTGAACGCAACCCATCCGGACATTAAGCTCGGTAGCACGCTGACAGATTTTAAGGAGTTTGCCTGCACCTTCGACGCGTACAACAAGGGCCTGGCGCTGAGCAATGCCAGCCAGATCCGCACGGTGCACAACTCGTTCGCCCGGCAAACGCTGTTCGAGCTGGACAACAAGAGCTCGGGCAAGGAGGACGTGTTCCACTTCGTCGGGTACGTGCCGGTGGACGGTCGGCTGTACGAGCTCGACGGGCTGAAGGAGGGCCCGATCGACCACGGTGCGGTCGGGCCGGGACAGGATTGGCTGCAGGTGGTGCGACCCATCATCGAGAAGCGAATGCTGAAGTACAGCAAGGGCGAGATCCATTTCAACCTGATGGCCATCGTGTCGGACCGGCAGCTGATCTACCAGCAGCAGatcgagcagctgctgcagggcGACGAGTCGGAGATGGAGACGGACGCGAAGCAGGACAAGATCAATCATCTGCGCGTGCTGATCGAGGACGAGGCGGCGAAACGGAAGCAATACAGGACGGAAAACGTTCGTCGCAAGCACAACTATCTGCCGTTCATCGTGGAGCTGCTGAAGGCGCTGGCCGAGAACGGGCAGCTGATGCCGCTGTACGAGAAGGCGAAGCAGCGGGCACTGGAGCGGGAGGCGGCGAAATCGAAGCAATCATAA
- the LOC121594652 gene encoding translin, whose amino-acid sequence MNIHTQNTLPTNKTRLFCAQTQFITHCFPCKQKKTPNTMQNNVKNIFDSFNDYLVKEQELRTEIRDIVRDIDQAAKEAAIALQVIHSSIADVSAACAKARTFFDTCREGYAKLAALIPAGQYYRYHDHWHYMTQRIVFLIALTIYLEKGFLVTRETAADILGLSVSQQQGFHLDIEDYLVGILQLASELSRYAVNSVILGDYEKPLTISKFVADLNSGFRLLNLKNDSLRKRFDALKYDVKKIEEIVYDISIRGLRTEATGAAAVGGAAAAEAPSAPTAEPAAAEEKQA is encoded by the exons ATGaacatacacacgcaaaacACACTGCCAACCAACAAAACACGTCTGTTTTGCGCTCAAACGCAGTTTATAACGCATTGTTTTccttgcaaacaaaaaaaaacacccaacaCAATGCAGAACAACGTAAAGAACATATTCGACAGCTTCAACGATTATCTCGTGAAGGAGCAGGAGCTGCGTACG GAAATACGTGACATCGTCCGGGACATAGATCAGGCAGCGAAGGAAGCGGCCATCGCGCTGCAAGTCATCCACAGCAGCATCGCCGACGTGTCGGCGGCCTGCGCGAAGGCGCGCACCTTCTTCGATACCTGCCGCGAAGGGTACGCAAAGCTGGCCGCACTCATCCCGGCCGGACAGTACTACCGGTACCATGACCACTGGCACTACATGACGCAGCGCATTGTGTTTCTGATCGCCCTGACGATTTATCTCGAGAAAGGATTCCTGGTCACGCGCGAAACGGCGGCAGACATTTTGGGCT TGTCCGTCAGTCAGCAGCAAGGATTTCATCTGGACATCGAAGACTATCTGGTTGGCATTTTGCAGCTCGCCTCGGAGTTG AGCCGCTATGCCGTCAACTCGGTTATACTGGGTGACTACGAAAAGCCGCTGACGATTTCCAAGTTTGTCGCCGATCTCAACTCGGGCTTCCGGCTGCTGAATCTCAAGAACGATTCGCTGCGCAAACGCTTCGACGCACTGAAGTACGATGTGAAGAAGATAGAGGAAATCGTGTACGATATCAGCATACGGGGTTTGCGGACCGAAGCGacaggtgctgctgctgttggtggtgcagcagcagcagaagcaccaTCCGCTCCCACAGCCGAACCAGCGGCGGCGGAGGAAAAACAAGCATAA